The following coding sequences lie in one Heliangelus exortis chromosome 6, bHelExo1.hap1, whole genome shotgun sequence genomic window:
- the LOC139797227 gene encoding uncharacterized protein: MVSKKSSTTLSKGDEAWREPREEEGAASGMCRAGPGRAGPGRVQPFLAGPCCARQWRGDPFRALQSRAGPGSFQREAGLLREPGLLFVHTGRSGLLCRPRAAPAPGGAAACTSLPVRGAVLIGRVTAGEGDQFVRIWCSGKRGSIGYCDLLDTHLAFPLLNECLPNGLMKTSRAKQKLLLKSNKKGLPHLFSLLRLGSQYIL; encoded by the exons ATGGTTTCCAAG AAATCTTCAACCACGTTGTCCAAAGGGGATGAAGCGTGGAGGGAGCCCcgggaagaggaaggggccgCCAGCGGAATgtgccgggccgggccgggccgggccgggccgggccgggtccAACCTTTTCTTGCTGGGCCGTGCTGTGCCAGGCAGTGGCGCGGCGACCCTTTCCGTGCCCTGCAGAGCCGCGCCGGGCCAGGCAGCTTTCAGAGGGAGGCCGGGTTGCTACGGGAACCGGGGCTTTTGTTTGTACACACGGGGCGCAGCGGCCTCCTCTGCAGGCCCCGAGCAGCTCCGGCTCCGGGAGGGGCCGCGGCCTGCACCTCGCTGCCTGTGCGCGGGGCCGTTCTGATCGGGCGTGTGACTGCTGGAGAGGGAGATCAGTTCGTAAGG ATCTGGTGTAGTGGGAAGAGGGGCAGTATAGGGTACTGTGACCTTCTAGACACCCATCTGGCTTTTCCACTTCTAAATGAG TGCCTTCCAAATGGATTAATGAAGACTTCCAGGGCAAAACAGAAGTTGCTATTAAAATCAAACAAGAAAGGTTTACCCCATTTATTCAGTCTACTTCGATTGGGTTcaca